A single Candidatus Zymogenus saltonus DNA region contains:
- a CDS encoding acyltransferase family protein has product MAPLIFLLLEKTPKWIFFLVITILLFLVQILDFHILHIKARHAHDYGFIASHIYLFSLGMFMCGVKFENLKIPPIFLLLYPILYIFQRFLFYTGGLSEQMIANYIISYILIIFYFLFCLYIINYSKELPLQKIFENLGKYSYSIYLFHLLYYSLIGLSIGADGFSDVILTTLLFPLFFIFCSLIENGFSIENWKSIYDAKFGKQETLSN; this is encoded by the coding sequence TTGGCCCCGTTGATATTCCTTTTATTGGAGAAAACTCCGAAATGGATTTTTTTTCTCGTAATTACAATACTACTGTTCCTTGTGCAGATACTCGACTTTCATATCTTGCATATTAAGGCAAGGCACGCACATGACTATGGATTTATAGCCTCGCATATTTATCTCTTTTCTTTGGGTATGTTTATGTGCGGAGTTAAATTTGAGAACCTGAAAATACCCCCCATATTTCTCCTGCTATATCCTATATTATATATATTCCAAAGATTTCTTTTTTACACGGGGGGATTGTCCGAGCAGATGATTGCCAATTACATAATATCGTATATCCTTATTATTTTCTATTTCCTTTTTTGTCTATATATAATTAATTACAGTAAAGAATTGCCCCTTCAAAAAATCTTTGAAAACCTCGGTAAATACTCATATTCGATCTATCTTTTTCATTTGCTCTATTATTCCCTGATAGGTCTCTCTATAGGTGCAGACGGGTTTTCAGACGTTATCTTAACGACTTTACTTTTTCCATTATTTTTTATATTCTGTAGTCTGATAGAGAATGGATTCAGTATTGAAAATTGGAAGTCAATCTATGACGCCAAGTTTGGAAAACAAGAAACTCTGTCAAATTAA
- a CDS encoding zinc-ribbon domain-containing protein gives MEIHCPKCDFRGNINEEKIPESGKYLNCPKCKHRFLIKRPKPGMETVTATVVSALPPISSQVVKDPVKIEVLDSALGRGCKIEILQYEKIEGSKDIETAEALYYANKSGIKLKQVKITLDNGEAVVEAGALQYMKGDVEMESKLEGRKALKSKFLAKETAYKPRYSGTGEIFLEPSFGHYVIYRLKNESLVVNKGMFYCCEGAVDVDVVRLKNISAVLFGGEGLFQTKLTGTGIAALESPVPLSEIKRIDLMDQKLSIDGNFALMWTDSVDFTVQRSTKSLIGSIAGGEGLLQTFRGTGRVWIAPTESIYRWMKTQSAISQVAPRKRGLNIEF, from the coding sequence ATGGAAATACACTGTCCAAAATGCGACTTTAGGGGAAACATCAACGAGGAGAAAATCCCGGAGAGTGGCAAATATCTAAACTGCCCAAAATGCAAACACAGATTCTTGATCAAGAGACCGAAGCCGGGCATGGAAACTGTGACGGCGACCGTCGTATCGGCGCTTCCCCCGATAAGCAGCCAGGTCGTCAAGGATCCGGTAAAGATTGAGGTCCTCGACTCGGCGCTCGGCAGGGGGTGCAAGATCGAGATTCTGCAGTACGAAAAGATCGAGGGCTCGAAGGACATCGAAACGGCCGAGGCCCTCTATTACGCCAACAAGAGCGGCATCAAGCTCAAGCAGGTCAAGATTACGTTAGACAACGGCGAGGCGGTCGTCGAGGCGGGAGCCCTGCAGTATATGAAGGGCGACGTCGAAATGGAGTCCAAGCTGGAGGGGAGAAAGGCCCTCAAATCCAAATTTCTGGCCAAGGAGACCGCCTACAAGCCGAGGTACTCGGGCACGGGGGAGATATTCCTGGAGCCCTCCTTCGGCCACTACGTCATCTACAGGCTCAAAAACGAGTCCCTTGTAGTAAACAAGGGGATGTTCTACTGCTGCGAGGGAGCGGTCGACGTGGACGTGGTGAGGCTCAAAAACATCTCTGCTGTCCTCTTCGGCGGAGAGGGGCTGTTTCAGACGAAGCTCACCGGCACCGGAATCGCGGCACTGGAAAGCCCGGTGCCCCTAAGCGAGATCAAGAGGATAGACCTCATGGACCAAAAGCTCTCGATTGACGGCAATTTCGCATTGATGTGGACCGACAGCGTCGACTTTACCGTTCAGAGATCTACAAAGAGCCTGATTGGAAGCATAGCAGGCGGCGAAGGGCTTCTTCAGACCTTTAGGGGGACCGGGAGGGTGTGGATCGCGCCGACGGAATCGATATACAGGTGGATGAAAACTCAATCGGCCATATCTCAGGTTGCCCCCAGAAAGAGGGGACTAAATATAGAATTCTAA
- the carB gene encoding carbamoyl-phosphate synthase large subunit, producing the protein MPKRTDIKKILIIGSGPIIIGQACEFDYSGTQAVKALKEEGYEVVLVNSNPATIMTDPEFAHATYIEPITPVVVEKIIKVERPDCLLPTLGGQTGLNIAVDLHRMGVLDKYSVELIGAKFDAIEKAEDRELFKAAMKRIGLNLPESGYARTLDEAKEVLTKVGFPNIIRPSYTLGGTGGNIVYNLEEFEGFVRWGIDQSPIGQVLIEESVLGWKEFELEVMRDTADNVVIICSIENFDPMGIHTGDSITVAPAQTLTDKEYQIMRNASIAIIREIGVDTGGSNIQFAVNPVDGRLVVIEMNPRVSRSSALASKATGFPIAKIAAKLAVGLTLDEIRNDITKETPASFEPTIDYVVTKIPRFTFEKFPQSEPYLTTQMKSVGEVMAIGRTFRESIQKALNSLETGYTGFNDPLTEEERKLTKKERKDLILRKLGNPSSDRVLLIAEAFRQNISVEKVHEVTKIDPWFLTNISQIVEMEDELLDLSDHIDELDRENFKNILLEAKEYGFSDLRLSELTGIDQIEIRRIRMDHGVASVFKRVDTCAAEFEAYTPYLYSTYETECEAKPTDKKKIMILGGGPNRIGQGIEFDYCCVHGSFALAEAGFETIMVNCNPETVSTDYDTSDRLYFEPLTFENVLNIVDTERPDGVIVQFGGQTPLKLAVPLERAGVPIIGTSPDSIDRAEDRERFQELLNKLKLKQPDNGIARSVGESIEIANKIGYPVLVRPSYVLGGRAMEIVQDEEDLRNYMRLAVMASPEHPVLIDKFLSDALELDVDAVSDGEEVFIGGVMEHIEEAGVHSGDSGMSLPTYSVKENVVKEIKKQTKKLALELQVVGLMNVQFAVKNGEIYIIEVNPRASRTVPFVSKAIGIPMAKIAARVMAGEKLNTFNLPKEVIPKHMSVKESVFPFAKFPGVDTLLGPEMKSTGEVMGIDTNFARAFYKAQLACGLELPLKGNVFISVKDSDKDNVLDVAKKFSDLGFGIIATTGTHRFLVENKIKTEFVYKLKEKMRPDVVDKIKSNEIQMVINTTTGKQSIKDSSYIRRNSLLANIPVFTTIPGARAAVEGIEKIIKGDIEVKSIQEYHKGLKRV; encoded by the coding sequence ATGCCCAAAAGAACCGATATAAAGAAAATCCTGATCATCGGCTCCGGGCCTATCATCATAGGTCAGGCCTGCGAGTTCGACTACTCCGGCACCCAGGCCGTAAAGGCGTTGAAGGAGGAGGGATACGAGGTCGTCCTCGTCAACTCCAACCCGGCGACGATCATGACCGACCCGGAGTTCGCCCACGCAACCTACATCGAGCCGATAACGCCTGTGGTCGTCGAGAAGATAATCAAAGTGGAGCGCCCGGACTGTCTCCTTCCCACCCTCGGCGGACAGACGGGGCTCAACATCGCCGTCGACCTCCACCGCATGGGCGTCCTCGATAAATACAGCGTGGAGCTAATCGGCGCAAAGTTCGATGCGATAGAAAAGGCCGAAGACAGGGAGCTCTTCAAGGCGGCGATGAAGAGGATAGGCCTGAACCTGCCGGAGAGCGGCTATGCAAGAACCCTGGACGAGGCGAAGGAGGTACTCACAAAGGTCGGCTTTCCGAACATCATCCGCCCCTCCTACACCCTGGGCGGCACTGGGGGAAACATCGTCTACAACCTCGAGGAGTTCGAGGGCTTCGTCAGGTGGGGGATAGACCAAAGCCCCATTGGGCAAGTGCTGATAGAGGAGTCGGTTCTGGGGTGGAAGGAGTTCGAGCTTGAGGTCATGAGGGACACGGCCGACAACGTGGTCATCATCTGCTCCATAGAGAACTTCGATCCTATGGGTATCCACACCGGCGACTCGATAACCGTCGCCCCGGCCCAGACCCTGACCGACAAAGAGTACCAGATAATGAGGAACGCCTCGATAGCGATAATCAGGGAGATCGGGGTGGACACCGGCGGGAGCAACATCCAGTTCGCCGTAAACCCCGTAGACGGAAGGCTCGTGGTCATCGAGATGAACCCTAGGGTGTCGAGAAGCTCGGCCTTGGCCAGCAAGGCCACCGGCTTTCCGATCGCCAAGATAGCGGCGAAGCTCGCCGTGGGGCTTACGCTGGACGAGATCAGAAACGACATCACCAAGGAGACGCCCGCCTCCTTTGAACCGACGATAGACTACGTCGTCACTAAGATCCCCAGATTCACCTTCGAGAAGTTCCCCCAGTCGGAGCCGTACCTCACAACCCAGATGAAGTCGGTGGGAGAGGTAATGGCCATCGGGAGGACGTTCAGGGAATCGATTCAGAAGGCCCTGAACTCCCTCGAGACCGGCTACACCGGATTCAACGACCCCCTGACCGAGGAGGAGAGGAAGCTTACGAAAAAAGAGCGGAAGGACCTGATCCTGAGGAAGCTGGGCAATCCTAGCTCGGACAGGGTGCTCCTGATCGCCGAGGCCTTCCGCCAAAACATCTCCGTGGAAAAGGTTCACGAGGTCACGAAGATCGACCCCTGGTTTTTGACCAACATCTCCCAGATAGTCGAGATGGAGGACGAGCTTTTAGACCTCTCCGACCACATCGACGAGCTTGACCGGGAAAATTTTAAAAACATCCTGCTGGAGGCAAAGGAGTACGGTTTCTCCGACCTCAGGCTGTCGGAGCTTACAGGTATCGACCAGATTGAGATCAGGCGTATCAGGATGGATCACGGGGTCGCCTCCGTATTCAAAAGGGTGGACACCTGCGCCGCCGAGTTCGAGGCGTATACTCCCTACCTCTACTCCACCTACGAGACGGAGTGCGAGGCAAAGCCGACCGATAAGAAGAAGATAATGATCCTGGGGGGCGGGCCGAACCGCATAGGCCAGGGAATCGAGTTCGACTACTGCTGCGTCCACGGCTCCTTCGCTCTGGCTGAGGCCGGCTTCGAGACGATCATGGTAAACTGCAACCCGGAGACCGTCAGCACCGACTACGACACGTCCGACAGGCTCTACTTCGAGCCGCTGACCTTCGAGAACGTCCTGAACATCGTGGACACCGAGAGGCCGGACGGCGTGATCGTCCAGTTCGGCGGCCAGACGCCCCTCAAGCTCGCCGTGCCCCTCGAGAGGGCGGGAGTTCCCATCATCGGCACGTCGCCCGACTCCATCGACAGGGCCGAGGATAGGGAGAGATTCCAGGAACTTTTGAACAAACTGAAGCTGAAACAGCCGGACAACGGGATAGCCCGCTCCGTGGGGGAATCGATAGAAATCGCGAATAAGATCGGCTATCCGGTCTTGGTCAGACCCTCCTACGTCCTGGGGGGAAGGGCGATGGAGATAGTTCAGGACGAGGAAGACCTGAGAAACTACATGAGGCTTGCCGTCATGGCGAGCCCCGAGCACCCGGTATTGATCGACAAGTTTCTCTCCGACGCCCTGGAGCTCGACGTGGACGCCGTCTCGGACGGGGAGGAGGTCTTCATAGGCGGCGTCATGGAGCATATCGAGGAGGCGGGGGTACACTCCGGCGACAGCGGGATGAGCCTCCCCACGTACTCCGTCAAGGAAAACGTGGTCAAGGAGATAAAGAAGCAGACCAAAAAGCTCGCCCTGGAGCTTCAGGTCGTGGGGCTTATGAACGTCCAGTTCGCCGTTAAGAACGGGGAGATATATATCATCGAGGTGAACCCGAGGGCGAGCCGCACCGTCCCCTTCGTCAGCAAGGCGATAGGGATTCCGATGGCAAAGATCGCCGCGAGGGTCATGGCGGGCGAGAAGCTTAACACCTTCAACCTGCCGAAGGAGGTTATCCCGAAGCATATGTCGGTGAAGGAGTCGGTCTTTCCGTTCGCGAAATTCCCCGGGGTCGACACCCTTCTTGGCCCGGAGATGAAATCGACCGGCGAGGTCATGGGGATCGACACAAACTTCGCCCGGGCGTTCTATAAGGCACAGCTCGCTTGCGGCCTTGAGCTTCCACTCAAGGGAAACGTCTTTATCAGCGTAAAGGACAGCGACAAGGACAATGTGCTGGATGTTGCGAAAAAATTCTCCGACCTCGGCTTCGGCATCATCGCCACCACCGGCACACACAGGTTTTTGGTGGAAAACAAGATTAAGACCGAATTCGTATATAAATTGAAGGAAAAGATGCGTCCCGACGTCGTTGATAAAATAAAAAGCAATGAGATCCAGATGGTGATAAACACGACGACCGGGAAACAATCCATCAAAGACTCGAGCTACATCAGGAGGAACTCGCTCCTTGCCAACATCCCGGTCTTCACGACGATCCCTGGGGCGAGGGCCGCCGTTGAGGGCATTGAGAAGATCATCAAGGGGGATATCGAGGTAAAGTCGATTCAGGAGTATCATAAGGGATTGAAAAGGGTCTAA
- the carA gene encoding glutamine-hydrolyzing carbamoyl-phosphate synthase small subunit, with translation MNNAAIALEDGTIFYGKSFGADGIRDGEVVFNTSMTGYQEILTDPSYKGQIVTMTYPQIGNYGTNSFDNESKKPHVSGFIVKDISPIVSNFRSEESLGAFLKRHNIIGIRNIDTRALTRHIRTAGAMKSVISTVDLSPKIMVQKAKDSPGLIGRDLVSEVTTEDTYDFKREPIDLSTVTGERPKAEKDTGLLVVAYDYGMKDNILFNLTSLGIRVKVVKASAPADMVMEFKPDGIFLSNGPGDPEGVPYAINEIKKLIEKKGAKIPIFGICLGHQLLALALGGKTYKLKFGHRGANQPVKNLATSKVEITSQNHGFAVEAESLPKEAEVTHINLNDNTVEGLRHRELPLFSVQYHPEASPGPHDSRYLFSNFLEMMTEHSR, from the coding sequence ATGAACAATGCGGCAATCGCCCTGGAGGACGGCACAATCTTCTACGGGAAGTCCTTCGGCGCCGACGGCATAAGGGACGGGGAGGTGGTCTTCAACACGTCGATGACCGGCTACCAGGAGATATTGACCGATCCCTCCTACAAGGGGCAGATCGTTACCATGACCTACCCGCAGATCGGAAACTACGGGACGAACTCCTTCGACAACGAATCGAAGAAGCCCCACGTGAGCGGATTTATCGTAAAGGACATCTCGCCGATAGTGAGCAACTTCCGTAGCGAGGAGAGCCTTGGCGCCTTTTTAAAGAGGCACAACATCATCGGCATACGAAATATCGACACGAGGGCATTGACCAGACACATCAGGACGGCGGGCGCCATGAAGTCGGTCATCTCCACCGTCGACCTCTCCCCCAAGATCATGGTTCAGAAGGCGAAGGACTCCCCCGGACTCATCGGGAGGGACCTCGTAAGCGAGGTGACCACCGAGGATACCTACGATTTCAAGAGGGAGCCCATAGATCTATCCACAGTTACGGGGGAAAGGCCGAAGGCGGAGAAGGACACGGGGCTTCTCGTGGTGGCCTACGACTACGGGATGAAGGACAACATCCTCTTTAACCTGACCTCCCTCGGGATAAGAGTGAAGGTAGTCAAGGCGTCCGCCCCGGCGGATATGGTTATGGAGTTCAAACCCGACGGGATATTTCTCTCCAACGGCCCGGGCGACCCGGAGGGCGTTCCATACGCCATAAACGAGATCAAGAAGCTGATCGAAAAGAAGGGTGCAAAGATTCCGATCTTCGGGATATGTCTGGGGCACCAGCTCCTCGCCCTGGCGCTGGGTGGAAAGACATACAAGCTGAAATTCGGACACAGAGGCGCAAACCAGCCGGTCAAGAACCTCGCAACGTCAAAGGTGGAGATAACCTCCCAGAACCACGGCTTTGCGGTCGAGGCCGAGTCCCTGCCTAAGGAGGCGGAGGTGACCCACATAAACCTCAACGACAACACGGTGGAGGGGCTGAGACACAGGGAGCTTCCCCTCTTTTCGGTGCAGTACCACCCGGAGGCTTCGCCCGGCCCCCACGATTCCAGGTACCTCTTTAGTAACTTTCTTGAAATGATGACGGAACACAGCCGATAA
- a CDS encoding HDIG domain-containing protein — MIPKRDECLKILREHDVPEHIISHSLTVERVALFIAEEVNAALDKEDSRLDNDLISAGALLHDIAKVKAMETGEHHGMLGGKMVREIGFPEVADLVEQHIRLRSYDKNGRISEAEVINYADKRVTHDDVVTLSHRFSDIRRRYGKNSDEIFDRIDKTMELTLIIERKIFDVIPIDPDDLVKMLELTD, encoded by the coding sequence GTGATACCGAAGAGGGACGAGTGCCTTAAAATACTTCGGGAGCATGACGTCCCGGAGCACATCATCAGCCACAGCCTTACGGTGGAGCGGGTGGCCCTCTTCATCGCGGAAGAGGTAAACGCCGCGCTCGACAAGGAAGATTCGAGGCTTGACAATGATCTCATCAGCGCCGGGGCGCTCCTTCACGACATCGCGAAGGTAAAGGCGATGGAGACGGGGGAGCATCACGGCATGTTGGGGGGGAAGATGGTGAGGGAGATCGGATTTCCCGAGGTTGCCGATCTGGTCGAGCAGCACATCCGTCTGCGCAGTTACGACAAGAACGGCCGGATCTCGGAGGCGGAGGTAATCAACTACGCCGACAAGAGAGTTACCCACGACGATGTGGTGACGCTCTCCCATCGCTTTTCGGACATACGGCGCCGCTACGGGAAGAACTCCGACGAGATATTCGACAGGATCGACAAGACAATGGAGCTGACCTTGATTATCGAAAGGAAGATATTTGACGTTATCCCGATAGACCCGGATGATCTAGTGAAGATGCTGGAATTGACCGATTGA
- a CDS encoding dual specificity protein phosphatase family protein — protein sequence MDFILDRLAIGDLSDAKNEQILKDSGITAILNVAQEAHLEPDLDYFDYYKVNIDDGQAMDLSHIGDAVDFIHTRIRHGKVLVHCLMGVSRSSTIVLCYLHECGFSLRNAMDLVKRKRPDAQPHVALYNSVQEYYLKKEREIAQERVAKRNSV from the coding sequence TTGGATTTCATACTCGACAGGCTCGCCATAGGCGACCTTTCAGACGCCAAGAACGAACAAATACTGAAAGACAGCGGCATTACCGCGATACTGAACGTCGCCCAGGAGGCGCACCTCGAGCCCGATCTCGACTATTTTGACTACTATAAAGTTAATATAGACGACGGACAGGCGATGGACCTCTCCCACATCGGGGACGCGGTGGACTTCATCCACACGCGCATCAGGCACGGCAAGGTCCTCGTCCACTGTCTGATGGGAGTCAGCCGTTCTTCCACCATAGTCCTCTGCTATCTCCACGAGTGCGGCTTCAGCCTGAGAAACGCCATGGACCTGGTCAAACGAAAGCGACCCGACGCCCAGCCCCACGTGGCGCTCTACAACTCCGTTCAGGAATACTATTTGAAGAAGGAGAGGGAGATCGCACAAGAGAGGGTAGCAAAAAGAAACAGCGTATGA
- a CDS encoding GNAT family N-acetyltransferase, with protein sequence MKAEIREMSIDDYDHVIALWKGFSGIGLSSADEREEIGKFLDLNPHTSLVVEINGEIAGTALGGFDGRRGYVYHFVIEKEMQGRGLGTLLLKELESQFKKLGAQRLHLMIYNDNKAWRFYEKRGYFRRDGELFIMSRDI encoded by the coding sequence TTGAAAGCAGAGATCAGGGAGATGTCAATCGATGACTACGACCATGTCATCGCCCTCTGGAAGGGGTTTTCCGGAATCGGCCTGTCGAGCGCGGACGAGAGGGAGGAGATCGGAAAATTCCTCGATCTTAATCCCCACACTTCGCTCGTCGTCGAGATCAACGGTGAGATCGCAGGGACGGCCCTCGGGGGCTTCGACGGGAGGAGGGGGTATGTTTACCACTTCGTGATCGAAAAGGAGATGCAGGGGAGGGGGCTAGGGACTTTGCTGTTGAAGGAGCTGGAAAGTCAATTCAAAAAGCTCGGCGCCCAGAGGCTCCACCTCATGATATACAACGACAACAAGGCGTGGAGATTCTACGAGAAGAGGGGGTACTTCAGGCGGGACGGCGAGCTCTTTATTATGAGCAGGGATATATGA
- a CDS encoding PAS domain S-box protein, with protein sequence MNEDKFFDLFENAPNAYFSFGADSIIRVCNRRAEELTGYARDEMMGRSIFDFYADTIEGKAKAVKVFNEILRGGGFGDVELMMQRSDKTHIWVNISLNAILNENGKPSEFRSMVVDITDRKRVEEEQDIFIRELMGIFSKVGELVGLLPICSHCKKIRDDNGDWKRIEEYFGQHFGMEFTHAFCPDCIGKFQSEDIKNCK encoded by the coding sequence ATGAACGAAGACAAATTCTTTGATCTATTTGAAAATGCGCCGAATGCGTACTTCTCGTTCGGGGCCGATTCCATCATACGTGTTTGCAACAGACGAGCCGAAGAGTTGACCGGATATGCCAGGGATGAAATGATGGGTCGGTCGATATTCGATTTTTATGCGGATACAATAGAGGGAAAGGCAAAGGCCGTAAAGGTCTTTAACGAAATCTTAAGAGGTGGTGGTTTTGGTGATGTGGAACTTATGATGCAAAGATCCGACAAAACGCATATTTGGGTGAACATTTCGTTGAATGCGATTTTAAATGAAAACGGAAAGCCGTCCGAGTTTCGTTCCATGGTTGTTGATATAACCGATCGCAAACGGGTGGAAGAAGAACAGGATATATTCATTAGAGAATTGATGGGGATTTTTTCCAAGGTTGGAGAGCTTGTGGGATTACTGCCAATCTGTTCTCACTGTAAAAAGATAAGGGACGATAATGGCGATTGGAAGCGAATAGAGGAGTATTTCGGTCAACATTTCGGGATGGAGTTCACTCACGCCTTCTGCCCCGATTGTATAGGCAAATTTCAATCCGAGGATATAAAGAATTGTAAATAG
- a CDS encoding Zn-ribbon domain-containing OB-fold protein, whose product MHSGEGEQPFNYAVGEYGSRFLTEIRDNKKFMGVRCPKCKKVYIPPRKLCGPCFTEMDEWVEVASEGVLYSFTILRFAFLDPETGEKKPVPYGYAFIKLDGADTCFQHFVEIKDESKVKVGARVKAIFKEKREGKIVDIEHFVVVD is encoded by the coding sequence ATGCACTCCGGCGAAGGGGAACAGCCCTTCAACTACGCGGTAGGTGAATATGGAAGCAGATTCCTGACCGAGATCCGCGACAATAAAAAATTCATGGGCGTGAGGTGCCCTAAATGTAAAAAGGTCTACATCCCGCCGAGAAAGCTCTGCGGGCCCTGCTTCACCGAGATGGACGAGTGGGTGGAGGTGGCAAGCGAGGGAGTCCTCTACAGCTTCACGATCCTGCGCTTCGCCTTTCTCGATCCGGAGACCGGAGAGAAAAAGCCGGTTCCATACGGATATGCCTTCATCAAGCTCGACGGCGCGGACACCTGCTTCCAGCACTTCGTGGAGATAAAGGACGAGTCGAAGGTGAAGGTCGGGGCAAGGGTCAAGGCGATCTTCAAGGAGAAGAGAGAGGGAAAGATCGTCGACATCGAGCACTTTGTGGTGGTGGATTAG
- a CDS encoding thiolase family protein codes for MGKKRTAIVATGQTNHRSSRLDVNGIELINEAVDRCLEDGELTIDDIDAVVIGNMDHFEGINYVDMWSIDGTGGFMKPVFKLTTGGTTGSTVGQAGYYLTASGMFDKVLAIGWEKNSESDTTAAITTAFDPIWDRLVFAGAIGGLAVEAMLYLHTYGATQEDAARVAVRDRKHACNNPYAQLRKEITVEDVMNSPMLSDPIKLLDVCPRTDGACAVVYATEEYAEKICPKPAWFHAGAVKHPYNLLGDTDLVGLRSMELAAKEVYQKAGIKEPLKEIDVMELYLPYSYAGLSWIEAMDLCKPGGAPKLIADGKTDMDGELPINPSGGVIATNCIGATALLRMAEAAIQIMGKGGARQVPDVKTAVATGFGGCFWSDMTVLRSTKP; via the coding sequence ATGGGTAAGAAAAGAACTGCAATAGTTGCCACGGGCCAGACCAATCACCGCTCGAGCCGTCTGGACGTGAACGGAATAGAACTGATTAACGAGGCGGTCGATCGCTGTCTTGAGGACGGCGAGCTTACCATCGACGACATCGACGCCGTGGTTATAGGAAACATGGACCACTTCGAGGGGATCAACTACGTGGACATGTGGAGCATCGACGGGACCGGCGGATTCATGAAGCCGGTGTTCAAGCTCACCACAGGAGGAACCACCGGCTCCACAGTGGGCCAGGCCGGTTACTACCTCACCGCCTCCGGGATGTTCGACAAGGTACTGGCGATCGGCTGGGAAAAAAACTCCGAGTCGGACACGACCGCCGCCATCACCACGGCCTTCGATCCGATCTGGGACAGATTGGTCTTCGCCGGGGCCATCGGGGGACTTGCCGTCGAGGCCATGCTGTACCTCCATACATACGGCGCCACCCAGGAGGACGCGGCGAGGGTTGCCGTAAGGGACAGAAAGCACGCCTGCAACAATCCCTACGCCCAACTCAGAAAGGAAATCACCGTCGAGGACGTGATGAACTCCCCGATGCTGTCTGATCCAATCAAGCTTCTGGACGTATGCCCAAGGACCGACGGGGCATGCGCCGTGGTCTACGCCACGGAGGAATACGCCGAGAAGATATGCCCGAAGCCGGCGTGGTTTCATGCAGGGGCGGTAAAACACCCCTACAACCTCCTGGGCGACACAGACCTGGTCGGGCTTCGCTCGATGGAGCTTGCGGCGAAGGAGGTGTACCAGAAGGCGGGAATCAAGGAGCCGTTGAAAGAGATCGACGTCATGGAGCTATACCTCCCCTACTCTTACGCCGGACTCTCCTGGATAGAGGCGATGGACCTCTGCAAGCCCGGAGGGGCGCCTAAACTTATCGCAGACGGCAAAACGGACATGGACGGCGAGCTTCCGATAAATCCGTCGGGAGGGGTTATCGCCACAAACTGCATCGGCGCGACCGCCCTCCTCAGGATGGCGGAGGCCGCAATTCAGATAATGGGCAAGGGCGGAGCGAGACAGGTCCCGGACGTGAAGACGGCCGTCGCCACGGGATTCGGAGGGTGTTTCTGGAGCGATATGACAGTTTTAAGAAGTACAAAACCGTAA